Proteins co-encoded in one Flavobacteriaceae bacterium MAR_2009_75 genomic window:
- a CDS encoding TonB-linked SusC/RagA family outer membrane protein, whose translation MKIEIFNRKTILSLLLLLTGLTTVVAQTGLSVSGVVTDAETSEPLPGVSIVIKNTTQGTTTDFDGNYAINADSDGILQFSYVGFKTLEVPIEGKNSIDVSLQPDNNLLDEVVVVGYGTQKKSDVTGAVASADIETFRNQGNTSIVQSLQGTVAGLNVGVSNEAGGDVSFSVRGQNNFGGSEGANTPLIVVDGIIFRGSLQDINPDDVQSIDVLKDASSTAIYGSQAANGVIIVTTKSGKVSGGSGKPVFNYSTRYSFKKDANRLEYGSREDYLDQKRAFKWPEAFPQGDNYNPDYNPVTDLDPQEVAGFENGTNVDWQDLLTRTGFVNNHNLSIGGSTENITYFVSGSFLDNEEVIKGDNFSKITGRVNLELKLNNWLKIGTNSFVTSADYSGIEFSRSAYTYSPFAAAYDEDGNIVSKVTERFGNSTLLTENDLDDDKRTHLNTTIYTIIDMPWVEGLSYRMNYNNSTRTRKHNQYLFKTSDRVSQGSKDLFFNKDWTMDHILSYNKIIKDVHNLNLTAVYGREERYIESTESSGTNFSNELLGFNDLSLASTLDIQSGAEEESSLYQMGRINYNYDGKYYLTGTVRRDGFSGFGRDNKFAIFPSVALGWTLSRENFLVESNVISNLKLRGSYGQSGNRALPRYSTLAKVDQNNAYVFGDGGTTVGGQFTSTIAAAGLKWETTTGLNIGLDFGLFNNRISGNIEYYNTDTEDILINIDIPSLNGFSTAAANLGKVHNTGLEVNINSINVQTSDFQWTSALNFSTNRNEVVSVLGKDDDGDGIEDDLPNSGFFIGEQLGVIYDLQIDPDNPIYQFGDADISGIYEPGYYRVVDQNGGGVSIADDRIILGNTAPAYRFGISNNFNYKNFNLSVFINSIQGGKNGYLGNNSYWRVAQWDPAGRGKVNGLLPVIVDYWTPDNPNSEYPSLRYDNIGSEFEAKAFKDRSFVRLQDVSLSYSFNSDLMDKIGIQNLTLVASGKNLHTWTKWKGIDPEITDEDGNAVGISYERPVTRNYTLGLNLSF comes from the coding sequence ATGAAAATTGAAATATTTAACAGGAAAACTATTCTCTCGTTGCTGCTATTATTGACTGGTCTGACTACAGTTGTAGCCCAAACAGGCCTGAGTGTTAGTGGCGTTGTCACCGATGCTGAAACCAGTGAACCTTTACCCGGAGTTTCTATTGTTATAAAGAACACCACTCAGGGAACTACTACGGATTTTGATGGAAACTATGCTATTAATGCTGATTCTGATGGTATTTTGCAATTTAGTTATGTGGGTTTTAAGACCTTGGAAGTGCCTATAGAAGGTAAGAATAGCATAGACGTTAGCCTTCAGCCCGATAATAATTTGTTAGATGAAGTTGTGGTGGTTGGCTATGGTACTCAAAAAAAATCAGATGTAACTGGGGCAGTTGCAAGTGCGGATATTGAAACATTTAGAAATCAAGGAAACACGAGTATAGTTCAGTCGCTACAGGGTACTGTGGCGGGTTTAAATGTTGGGGTCAGTAATGAAGCAGGGGGTGATGTTTCATTCTCGGTTAGAGGACAGAATAACTTCGGAGGCTCAGAAGGTGCCAACACTCCTTTGATCGTAGTAGACGGAATTATATTTAGAGGTTCGTTGCAAGATATTAATCCTGATGATGTACAATCGATAGATGTATTGAAAGATGCAAGTTCTACTGCAATTTATGGTTCGCAAGCAGCAAATGGTGTCATTATAGTTACAACTAAATCAGGTAAAGTTAGTGGAGGCTCAGGTAAGCCAGTGTTTAATTATTCGACCCGATATAGTTTTAAGAAAGACGCTAATCGATTGGAATATGGTTCTAGAGAAGATTACTTAGATCAAAAACGGGCCTTCAAATGGCCTGAGGCTTTTCCTCAGGGTGATAATTACAATCCAGATTACAATCCTGTAACTGATCTTGATCCTCAAGAAGTTGCAGGTTTTGAAAACGGTACTAATGTAGACTGGCAAGATTTGTTGACTAGAACCGGTTTTGTAAATAACCATAACTTGAGTATTGGTGGTAGTACAGAAAATATAACCTATTTTGTATCAGGTTCCTTTTTAGATAATGAGGAAGTAATTAAGGGTGATAATTTTAGTAAAATAACCGGTCGCGTCAATTTAGAACTAAAATTAAATAATTGGTTGAAAATCGGTACCAATTCATTTGTTACTTCAGCCGATTATTCGGGCATAGAATTCAGTAGATCAGCTTATACCTACTCGCCGTTTGCCGCTGCTTATGATGAGGATGGCAATATTGTTTCAAAAGTAACCGAACGTTTCGGTAATAGCACATTGCTTACTGAAAACGATCTTGACGACGATAAAAGAACCCATTTGAACACTACTATTTATACCATTATAGATATGCCATGGGTAGAGGGGCTGTCATACAGAATGAACTATAACAATAGTACAAGAACAAGAAAACATAATCAATATTTATTCAAAACTTCAGATCGGGTATCTCAAGGGTCGAAAGATTTGTTTTTTAATAAAGATTGGACGATGGATCATATTTTGTCTTACAACAAGATAATCAAAGATGTGCATAATCTTAATCTTACGGCGGTTTATGGTCGTGAAGAACGTTACATAGAATCAACGGAAAGTAGCGGAACCAATTTTAGCAACGAGCTTTTAGGCTTTAATGATTTAAGTCTAGCAAGTACTTTAGATATTCAATCCGGTGCAGAGGAAGAGAGTAGTTTGTACCAAATGGGCAGAATTAACTATAATTACGATGGCAAGTATTATCTCACCGGAACTGTTCGACGTGATGGCTTTTCAGGATTTGGAAGGGATAATAAATTTGCAATTTTTCCCTCCGTCGCTCTAGGATGGACCCTTTCGAGAGAAAATTTTCTGGTAGAAAGTAATGTAATTTCTAATTTAAAGCTAAGAGGTTCTTATGGTCAATCGGGTAATAGGGCATTGCCTAGGTACTCAACATTGGCCAAGGTAGATCAGAATAATGCATATGTTTTTGGTGATGGGGGCACTACCGTTGGAGGGCAGTTCACTTCGACCATTGCTGCGGCAGGTCTAAAATGGGAGACGACCACAGGTCTTAATATAGGTCTTGATTTCGGGTTGTTTAATAATAGAATAAGCGGAAATATAGAATACTATAATACCGATACTGAAGATATCTTGATCAATATTGATATTCCATCATTGAACGGCTTTTCTACCGCAGCGGCCAACTTGGGCAAAGTCCATAATACGGGACTGGAAGTTAATATTAATTCGATAAATGTTCAGACAAGTGATTTTCAGTGGACTTCAGCACTAAATTTCTCGACCAATAGAAACGAAGTTGTTTCAGTGCTAGGAAAAGATGATGATGGAGATGGGATAGAAGACGATTTGCCAAATTCAGGTTTTTTTATTGGAGAGCAGTTAGGGGTTATTTACGATTTGCAAATTGATCCCGATAACCCTATTTACCAATTCGGTGATGCTGATATTTCTGGCATTTACGAACCCGGTTATTATCGAGTAGTTGATCAAAATGGGGGAGGTGTTTCTATAGCTGATGATAGAATCATATTAGGTAATACAGCGCCGGCATATCGTTTCGGCATATCGAACAACTTCAACTATAAAAATTTCAATTTAAGTGTGTTTATCAATTCGATTCAAGGGGGTAAGAATGGATATCTAGGTAACAACTCGTACTGGAGGGTAGCTCAGTGGGATCCTGCAGGTAGAGGTAAGGTAAATGGGTTGCTTCCTGTTATAGTTGATTATTGGACACCAGATAATCCAAACTCGGAATACCCGTCATTACGATATGATAATATCGGTTCTGAATTTGAGGCCAAAGCCTTTAAGGATAGAAGTTTTGTTCGATTGCAAGATGTTTCATTGAGTTATTCATTCAATAGTGATTTAATGGATAAAATCGGAATTCAAAACCTGACTTTGGTAGCTAGTGGAAAAAACTTGCACACATGGACAAAATGGAAAGGTATCGATCCGGAAATAACCGATGAAGATGGAAATGCTGTGGGAATTAGTTATGAAAGACCGGTAACTCGAAATTATACACTAGGTCTAAACTTATCATTTTAA
- a CDS encoding putative outer membrane starch-binding protein: protein MKIIKNTLFALLLTLVFSCDEDKILEEIPIDFTVVDNSYITPENFEASVAQLYNQARRYFGNNDGSPVDMDVWFGTDAGWHARDFTQNIYSQYNDFGPDNSDVAQRWEEAYKMISNANTIIGRIEGVEFESNADRTRLLAETRFFRAWAYRTLVYLYGDVPLLLEENQAARRDFTRTPKADVLQAIIDDFEAARADLPNVGDVEDGRLTKDVARHFLAELYIVTGDYQKAIDSASEVIDGGNYALMENRFGSRANEPGDVYWDLFRLGNQNRSTGNTEGIWLYQVEYETLGGYGRASGDANFWERMIGPEYNRWVAKDENLGVRTFIYESTYHGGRGQAFFRPSTHVTHGIWNNVGADDFENDIRNSDANVLRKWWVDNPLSVYYNQIIDLRTDSKLAYETYLNPATIENDSNRYIYPVFLKLVQINNHFDTDLTDGSLTPEQEALATQEHKDLIDSYGGVGPKNNGNARRYFADHYAVRLPETLLLRAEAYMNLNQNALAADDINVIRRRANASEINASDVDIDFILDERLRELYLEEPRRLTLNRLGLLYDRTQRYNHYASSTVQEHNNLYPVPNVEIQNNTEAELSQNPGY, encoded by the coding sequence ATGAAAATTATTAAAAATACACTTTTTGCACTTCTATTGACTTTGGTTTTTAGTTGTGATGAAGACAAGATTCTAGAAGAAATTCCTATTGATTTCACTGTAGTGGATAACTCATATATAACACCCGAAAACTTCGAAGCTTCCGTTGCCCAATTGTATAATCAGGCAAGACGCTATTTTGGTAATAATGATGGCTCTCCTGTAGATATGGATGTGTGGTTTGGTACAGATGCCGGGTGGCACGCAAGAGATTTCACTCAAAACATTTATTCACAATATAATGATTTCGGACCTGATAATTCAGATGTTGCCCAACGATGGGAAGAAGCGTACAAAATGATTTCTAATGCCAATACGATTATCGGTAGAATCGAAGGGGTAGAGTTCGAAAGTAACGCAGATAGAACCAGATTGTTGGCCGAAACACGTTTTTTTAGGGCTTGGGCATATAGAACATTGGTCTATTTGTATGGTGATGTCCCCTTGCTGTTAGAAGAAAATCAAGCGGCAAGAAGAGACTTTACAAGAACGCCTAAAGCAGATGTCTTGCAGGCGATTATTGACGATTTCGAAGCTGCCAGAGCTGATTTGCCAAATGTAGGTGATGTTGAAGATGGTAGGTTGACCAAAGATGTAGCACGACACTTTCTGGCAGAATTGTATATCGTAACCGGTGACTATCAGAAAGCGATAGATAGCGCCAGTGAAGTAATTGATGGAGGTAATTATGCGTTGATGGAGAATCGTTTTGGGTCAAGGGCCAATGAGCCGGGTGATGTGTATTGGGATCTGTTCAGACTTGGTAATCAGAACCGATCTACTGGTAATACTGAAGGTATTTGGTTATACCAGGTTGAATACGAGACTTTGGGGGGTTATGGTCGTGCTTCTGGCGATGCTAACTTCTGGGAACGTATGATTGGGCCTGAATACAACAGATGGGTTGCCAAAGATGAAAATTTGGGGGTAAGAACATTTATTTATGAATCAACATATCACGGTGGTAGGGGGCAAGCTTTTTTTAGACCATCTACACATGTGACCCATGGAATATGGAATAATGTAGGTGCTGACGATTTTGAAAATGATATCAGAAATTCTGATGCAAATGTACTGCGTAAGTGGTGGGTAGATAATCCGTTGTCCGTGTACTATAATCAAATAATTGATTTGAGAACTGATAGTAAGCTGGCCTATGAGACATATCTTAATCCGGCAACAATTGAAAATGATTCCAATCGATACATCTATCCGGTATTTTTAAAGTTGGTGCAAATCAATAATCATTTTGATACTGACTTGACCGATGGCAGTTTAACTCCTGAACAAGAGGCCTTGGCAACACAAGAGCATAAAGATTTAATCGATAGCTATGGAGGTGTTGGTCCAAAAAACAATGGAAATGCCAGAAGATATTTTGCGGATCATTACGCTGTGCGGTTACCGGAGACATTGTTGTTAAGAGCCGAAGCTTATATGAACTTAAATCAGAACGCATTGGCGGCCGATGATATTAATGTAATCAGAAGAAGGGCGAACGCATCCGAGATAAATGCTTCTGATGTCGATATCGATTTTATTCTTGATGAGCGCTTAAGGGAATTATACTTAGAAGAGCCAAGAAGATTAACATTGAACAGGCTCGGTCTTTTATATGATAGAACCCAAAGATATAATCATTACGCAAGTTCGACAGTTCAAGAGCACAATAACTTATATCCTGTGCCGAACGTTGAAATACAGAATAATACGGAAGCGGAATTATCGCAGAATCCCGGATATTAA
- a CDS encoding Cupin domain-containing protein → MMKTTISSFIFLFAIYSNAQLEPIEEGIYKWNDFPVKKSELKEGRSILEGSSPHLEYIEMHATTQMPGATPGPAHANKDIEECIIVREGTMKITIEGKSTVLGPEGVILLMPQQMHQMENIGDTNLTYYVIRYRSKKPMNIERGAKAGGSLMINADSLTYKPSSRGGGVPYFDRETAMCERYEMHVTQLDKLGPSHEPHKHIETEIILMMAGNTEMTIAGKTYQAGPGDFYLAKSGSMHGIKNLGEGSCRYFAFKWN, encoded by the coding sequence ATGATGAAAACCACAATTTCCAGTTTCATTTTCTTATTTGCCATCTATTCAAATGCACAACTTGAACCTATTGAAGAGGGAATTTACAAATGGAACGATTTTCCGGTCAAAAAAAGTGAACTTAAGGAAGGTCGGAGCATTCTGGAAGGTTCTTCACCACACTTAGAATATATTGAAATGCATGCGACTACTCAAATGCCTGGCGCAACTCCTGGTCCGGCTCATGCCAATAAAGATATTGAAGAATGTATTATTGTAAGAGAAGGTACTATGAAGATTACGATTGAGGGTAAGAGTACAGTTCTCGGTCCAGAGGGAGTTATTCTTCTTATGCCCCAACAAATGCATCAGATGGAAAACATAGGTGACACCAATCTGACCTATTACGTCATCCGCTATCGGTCAAAAAAGCCCATGAATATCGAAAGAGGTGCGAAAGCCGGAGGGTCATTGATGATCAATGCTGATTCTTTAACATACAAGCCAAGTTCTAGAGGTGGAGGGGTGCCCTATTTTGATAGGGAAACAGCCATGTGCGAGCGCTACGAAATGCATGTGACCCAATTGGATAAATTAGGGCCGAGCCACGAACCCCACAAGCATATAGAAACTGAAATAATTTTGATGATGGCCGGGAATACAGAAATGACCATAGCAGGCAAAACCTATCAGGCAGGGCCTGGAGATTTCTATCTGGCCAAATCTGGTTCTATGCACGGTATCAAAAATTTAGGAGAAGGTTCTTGCCGCTATTTTGCCTTTAAGTGGAACTAA
- a CDS encoding putative dehydrogenase: MSQTTLGIGMVGSRYGARMHFDNYQKLPSGLVEIRGVCARTLDSAQRYANDNNISFATDDLNELLSRSDIHIIDICTPPASHHEIAIRAAKAGKHIVMEKPLTGYFGEPGDKEPIGLHVARAKMRKGAKQNAEAVREAVLKHNVKFCYAENWVYSPPILKMQSLIAASKGSILELRAEENHSGSNSFFSKEWKSMGGGALLRMGAHSVGACLYLKQFEGLKRIGKGIRPVSVLADTADLIHTEATQRAKKANAHRWISSDPVDVEDWANVIIRFEDGSRATILVSDVGLGGLNTRVTAFMTDGVIKANMTLNDGIETYAVDPDTFGDEYFTEKLETKAGWNRPSCDEDWFRGFAQEIEDFVFSIREDREPLAGIDLAVDCVNVIYAAYQSAEEGRVVKL; the protein is encoded by the coding sequence ATGAGTCAGACTACTTTAGGTATAGGCATGGTGGGTTCTAGGTATGGGGCTCGAATGCATTTTGATAATTATCAAAAGCTGCCCTCAGGTTTAGTTGAAATCAGAGGTGTTTGTGCTCGAACTTTAGATAGTGCCCAACGCTATGCCAATGATAACAATATTTCTTTTGCGACCGATGACCTGAATGAGCTGCTTTCTCGTTCCGATATTCATATCATCGATATTTGTACCCCACCGGCATCTCATCATGAAATAGCAATTAGAGCGGCCAAAGCGGGCAAACACATTGTTATGGAAAAGCCCCTTACGGGCTATTTTGGTGAACCAGGAGATAAAGAACCGATCGGCTTACATGTGGCCCGGGCCAAAATGAGAAAGGGCGCCAAACAGAATGCAGAAGCGGTACGAGAGGCCGTGCTCAAGCATAATGTAAAGTTTTGTTACGCCGAAAACTGGGTGTATTCTCCTCCGATACTGAAAATGCAAAGCCTCATAGCGGCATCAAAAGGTTCAATTTTAGAATTGCGAGCCGAAGAAAACCACTCTGGCTCTAACTCTTTTTTCTCTAAAGAATGGAAATCTATGGGCGGTGGTGCCCTTTTGCGTATGGGGGCACACTCCGTAGGTGCCTGTTTGTATTTAAAACAATTTGAAGGTTTAAAAAGAATCGGCAAAGGCATTAGACCTGTATCTGTTCTCGCAGACACGGCAGATTTAATTCATACAGAGGCTACCCAGCGTGCTAAAAAGGCCAACGCCCATCGGTGGATAAGTTCAGATCCGGTCGATGTAGAAGATTGGGCAAATGTCATCATTCGATTCGAAGATGGGTCTCGAGCTACGATATTGGTAAGTGATGTAGGTCTTGGTGGTCTAAATACCCGGGTTACCGCCTTTATGACCGATGGGGTAATCAAGGCGAATATGACATTGAATGATGGTATCGAAACCTATGCGGTTGACCCTGACACATTTGGCGATGAGTATTTCACGGAAAAACTCGAAACCAAAGCGGGTTGGAATCGACCTAGTTGTGATGAAGATTGGTTTAGGGGTTTCGCTCAAGAAATTGAAGATTTTGTGTTCTCTATCAGGGAAGATAGAGAGCCATTAGCAGGTATCGACCTGGCCGTAGATTGCGTGAACGTCATATATGCGGCATACCAATCGGCTGAAGAAGGGCGAGTTGTTAAACTGTAG
- a CDS encoding glycosyl hydrolase family 28, whose product MTFKITSFTKTFLPLFILSLVLIACKEEKKTETAQLTVSPFAQADSIIKSIIVPTFQDKTFDILEFGAVEGGEMNNSEAFKSAIKACSEAGGGRVLVPSGKFLTGPIHLKSNVNLHLEEGAEVLFSKNKADYLPVVHTSYEGVELMNYSPLIYAYKEKNIAITGKGTFNGQADKTNWWPWCGAERYGHKEGEPQQRDEHNLPRLRKMNEDAVPFSERVFGEGHQLRPSFFQPFECENILVQGITFTDAPFWVMHPIKSINITVDGVTVSSHGPNNDGCDPEYSKNVHIKNCVFDTGDDCIAIKSGRNDEGRRVNIPSENIVVEDCEMKDGHGGVVMGSEISAGVRNVFVRNCRMDSPELERAIRIKTNTLRGGFVENVYVKNIQVGQVKEAVLKINTYYGIYDKQEGNHIPTIKNIFLEDIGVENGGKYGVLIQGREEKPVQNVTLKNVHIKGAETPMLVENSEPINFENTTINGEKY is encoded by the coding sequence ATGACATTTAAAATCACTTCGTTTACTAAAACTTTTCTTCCTCTATTCATCTTGAGCCTTGTACTGATAGCATGTAAGGAAGAGAAAAAAACTGAGACAGCACAACTAACTGTTTCGCCCTTTGCCCAAGCGGACTCCATTATTAAATCTATAATAGTTCCTACTTTTCAAGACAAGACCTTTGACATCTTAGAATTCGGAGCTGTCGAAGGTGGCGAGATGAACAATTCAGAAGCTTTTAAAAGTGCAATTAAGGCCTGCAGTGAAGCAGGAGGAGGCAGAGTATTGGTGCCGTCTGGTAAATTTCTTACCGGGCCAATTCACCTGAAAAGCAATGTAAACCTTCATCTTGAAGAGGGGGCAGAGGTCTTGTTCTCAAAGAACAAAGCTGATTATCTGCCTGTGGTACATACCTCATATGAAGGCGTTGAACTTATGAATTATTCGCCATTGATTTATGCCTATAAAGAAAAAAATATTGCCATCACCGGCAAGGGCACTTTCAACGGACAGGCAGATAAAACAAACTGGTGGCCCTGGTGTGGTGCAGAACGGTACGGACACAAAGAAGGTGAACCGCAACAGCGCGATGAGCACAACCTACCCAGATTACGTAAAATGAACGAAGATGCCGTACCTTTTTCAGAACGTGTTTTTGGAGAAGGCCATCAACTACGACCATCGTTCTTTCAACCCTTCGAATGCGAAAATATACTGGTACAGGGCATTACTTTTACCGATGCGCCATTTTGGGTAATGCATCCTATAAAATCAATAAATATTACTGTAGATGGTGTGACCGTTAGTAGCCACGGGCCAAATAATGACGGTTGTGACCCCGAGTACTCTAAAAACGTTCATATTAAAAATTGCGTTTTTGACACGGGCGATGATTGTATCGCTATAAAATCGGGAAGAAATGATGAAGGAAGAAGAGTCAATATACCTAGTGAGAATATTGTGGTAGAAGACTGTGAAATGAAAGATGGCCATGGCGGTGTGGTAATGGGTAGTGAGATATCGGCAGGGGTACGTAATGTTTTTGTACGCAACTGTAGAATGGACAGCCCCGAACTTGAACGTGCCATACGTATAAAAACAAATACATTGAGGGGTGGTTTTGTAGAGAATGTATATGTGAAAAATATTCAAGTGGGGCAAGTAAAGGAGGCCGTGCTGAAAATTAACACCTATTATGGCATTTATGACAAACAAGAGGGAAATCACATCCCCACTATAAAAAACATCTTTTTAGAGGATATTGGAGTTGAAAATGGCGGTAAATACGGAGTGCTAATTCAAGGTAGGGAAGAGAAGCCCGTACAAAATGTAACGCTCAAAAACGTTCATATCAAAGGAGCCGAAACCCCTATGTTGGTAGAGAATTCAGAGCCTATAAATTTTGAGAACACCACAATTAACGGCGAAAAATATTAG
- a CDS encoding sialate O-acetylesterase: MNRFYRLPVIIFVLCTLLAANAQVRLPKLISDGAVLQRDTELKIWGWASPNEAVELSFNQENYTTTADIDGNWHFMLPPQPAGGPYKMIVKGKNEVVVDDILFGEVWLCSGQSNMELTMHRLRDNYPDVIKNSKNSKIRQFLVHDKYDFNTVHKDLDSGSWVEANSQNLLNFSGVAYFFAKELYEKYRIPVGLINAALGGSPVESWMSEDALKEFPEAYAELQKFKSADRIAEIEQKDQKRQQDWFNELNEKDLGSVKGNEWFAQEFDDSEWKEMQVPSFWSDTELGHVNGVVWFRKDIKVPENWLGKETKLWLGRMVDQDHVYVNGTFVGTTGYQYPPRKYEVNDSLLQEGKNTITVRLISQQGKGGFISDKPYFIAVGKDTIDLKGRWKYKLGTAMQPLEGPTFIRWKPGGLYNRMISPLLNYKIKGAIWYQGESNTDRPETYNETFSALIKNWRDKWKIGEFPFLYVQLANYMKETHEPVESDWAKLRQAQLNTLKVNNTGMAVITDIGEWNDIHPLNKKDVGKRLAQLAYSLAYNESDTKLSPVPTKALFSDHLVQVSFGNNQSGLKSKNNGPLRTFELSSDGINFFKANAEIICKDVVVKSSKVSTPIAIRYAWSNNPAKANLFSKDGLPVSPFEFRKE; the protein is encoded by the coding sequence ATGAATAGATTTTACCGTCTTCCTGTTATTATATTCGTTCTTTGCACATTGCTTGCAGCAAATGCCCAAGTTCGCCTACCCAAGCTCATTAGTGACGGTGCAGTTCTCCAACGAGATACAGAATTGAAAATATGGGGGTGGGCATCACCCAACGAGGCTGTAGAACTTAGCTTTAATCAAGAGAATTACACTACCACAGCGGACATCGATGGTAATTGGCATTTTATGTTGCCCCCGCAACCTGCAGGAGGTCCGTATAAAATGATTGTTAAGGGCAAGAATGAAGTTGTTGTAGATGATATTCTTTTTGGTGAGGTATGGCTCTGTTCGGGCCAATCCAATATGGAGCTGACCATGCATCGGCTGCGAGACAACTACCCTGACGTTATCAAAAACTCGAAGAATTCTAAAATCAGGCAATTTCTCGTACATGATAAATATGACTTCAATACAGTCCATAAAGACTTAGACTCCGGAAGCTGGGTCGAGGCAAATTCTCAAAACTTATTGAACTTTTCAGGGGTTGCCTATTTCTTTGCAAAAGAATTATATGAAAAATATCGAATACCTGTTGGCCTCATCAATGCGGCTCTGGGTGGGTCGCCTGTGGAATCTTGGATGAGCGAAGACGCCCTAAAAGAATTTCCGGAAGCGTATGCCGAATTACAGAAATTCAAGAGTGCCGATCGTATCGCTGAAATAGAACAGAAAGACCAAAAACGACAACAAGACTGGTTCAATGAATTAAACGAAAAAGACCTAGGGTCAGTAAAGGGTAACGAATGGTTTGCGCAAGAATTTGATGATTCTGAATGGAAAGAAATGCAAGTGCCAAGCTTTTGGTCAGATACTGAATTGGGGCATGTGAATGGAGTCGTTTGGTTTAGAAAAGATATTAAGGTTCCTGAAAATTGGTTGGGAAAAGAAACGAAACTTTGGCTGGGCAGAATGGTCGACCAAGACCATGTTTATGTCAATGGCACCTTTGTGGGCACCACGGGATATCAATATCCCCCAAGAAAATATGAGGTAAACGATAGTCTTTTGCAAGAAGGCAAGAATACCATCACCGTTCGCTTAATCAGTCAACAAGGCAAAGGTGGCTTTATTTCAGATAAACCTTATTTTATAGCTGTGGGCAAAGACACTATTGATCTGAAAGGGCGGTGGAAATATAAACTTGGTACGGCGATGCAACCTCTAGAAGGTCCCACTTTTATCCGCTGGAAACCGGGTGGGTTATACAACCGAATGATCTCTCCGCTACTCAATTACAAGATAAAAGGTGCTATTTGGTATCAAGGCGAATCAAATACCGACCGACCAGAGACCTATAATGAAACTTTTTCTGCATTGATTAAAAACTGGCGCGACAAATGGAAAATCGGTGAGTTTCCGTTTCTATATGTACAACTGGCCAATTACATGAAAGAGACCCATGAACCTGTCGAAAGTGATTGGGCGAAACTAAGACAGGCACAGCTCAATACTCTAAAGGTCAATAATACAGGCATGGCCGTTATAACCGATATTGGTGAATGGAACGACATTCACCCCCTAAATAAAAAAGATGTTGGTAAGAGACTGGCGCAACTCGCCTATAGCCTAGCTTATAATGAATCAGATACAAAATTAAGCCCCGTACCAACAAAAGCCCTGTTTTCTGACCATCTAGTTCAGGTATCATTTGGGAATAACCAATCTGGACTCAAATCGAAAAATAACGGACCGCTAAGAACATTTGAACTATCATCCGATGGCATCAACTTCTTTAAAGCTAATGCCGAAATCATATGTAAAGATGTTGTGGTAAAGAGTAGCAAGGTGTCAACACCCATTGCCATTCGCTACGCATGGTCAAATAACCCCGCAAAGGCGAATCTCTTTTCAAAAGATGGGCTCCCGGTATCTCCTTTTGAATTTAGAAAAGAGTAG